In a single window of the Brachionichthys hirsutus isolate HB-005 chromosome 18, CSIRO-AGI_Bhir_v1, whole genome shotgun sequence genome:
- the emx1 gene encoding homeobox protein EMX1: MFSTAGKRCFTIESLVAKENPPTAEDPIRPTALCYSNPTADVLMNSYPGPPARHLYQSPELVFPETVNHPSLTVAPHQLGGSHLQHPHFFGTQHREPLNFYPWVLRNRFFGHRFQGNDLHQDSLLLHGPFARKPKRIRTAFSPSQLLRLERAFEKNHYVVGAERKQLAHSLSLSETQVKVWFQNRRTKYKRQKLEEEGPESQQKKKASHHINRWRLATKQTSSEDVDVTSED, translated from the exons ATGTTTTCGACTGCAGGAAAACGCTGCTTCACGATCGAGTCCCTGGTAGCCAAGGAGAACCCCCCAACGGCCGAGGATCCAATCCGGCCGACCGCCTTGTGCTACTCCAACCCGACGGCTGATGTCCTAATGAACAGTTACCCGGGCCCGCCAGCCAGGCACCTTTATCAAAGCCCGGAGCTGGTGTTCCCAGAGACGGTAaaccacccctccctcaccgtGGCCCCCCACCAGCTCGGGGGCTCCCATCTACAGCACCCGCACTTCTTTGGGACGCAGCACCGAGAGCCGCTCAACTTCTACCCCTGGGTCCTACGGAACAGGTTTTTCGGACACAGATTTCAAG GTAACGACCTGCACCAGGACAGTCTGCTCCTCCACGGTCCCTTCGCCAGAAAACCCAAACGCATCCGGACCGCCTTCTCCCCGTCCCAGCTGCTGCGCCTGGAGCGGGCCTTCGAGAAGAACCACTACGTGGTCGGAGCCGAGAGGAAGCAGCTGGCTCACAGCTTGAGCTTATCTGAGACGCAG GTGAAGGTGTGGTTCCAGAACAGGCGGACCAAGTACAAGCGGCAGAAGCTGGAAGAAGAAGGGCCAGAGAgccagcagaagaagaaggcaAGCCACCATATTAACAGATGGCGCCTCGCCACCAAGCAAACCAGCTCTGAGGACGTAGACGTGACCTCAGAAGACTAA